Proteins co-encoded in one Populus trichocarpa isolate Nisqually-1 chromosome 10, P.trichocarpa_v4.1, whole genome shotgun sequence genomic window:
- the LOC7463437 gene encoding BTB/POZ domain-containing protein At5g03250 — translation MACMKLGSKSEVFHLDGHTWLCSTGLQSDVIIEIGETSFHLHKFPLLSRSEALANLTGDHSSENEKRCVLQLHDVPGGAKTFLLIAKFCYGVKMELTTLNVVSLRCAAEYFGMSEDYGEENLIAQTENFLNEVFGGWTDSLKALETCENVLAQAEELHIVSRCINSLAMKASTDPSLFSWPMQGGSDMRNPDGTVFWNGIRTSAKLHPVGEDWWYEDVSLLRLPLYKRLILAVRSNDMKPERVAGALMYYAKRHLPLLGRESSIESGNFAAPRSTISGTSEADQRNLLEELVGLLPDQKGVTPSNFLLRLLRTAMMIHASPSCRGNLEKRVGVQLDQASLQDLLIPNTGYLVETLYDIDCVQRILNHFMLVDHDDPTSNYIVDEEQMMEGSRFPTPITTVANLIDSYLAEVAPDVNLKLAKFQSLAAAVPEYARPLDDGIYRAIDIYLKAHPWLTDSEREQLCRLMNCQKFSLEASTHATQNERLPLRVTVQVVFFEQLRLRTSVSGLFFVSENLDNSRNLSGNLALARNGLHTEAGATHGRIVVDDMKRRVSELEKECLSMKQEIEKMGKTKLGSWNNLFRKFGFSHSKSKPGDPKASKPTDTKESPTSSAPLVNGGEHPNNESVE, via the exons ATGGCTTGCATGAAGCTGGGATCAAAATCAGAAGTGTTTCATCTTGATGGCCATACCTG GCTTTGCTCAACCGGGCTTCAAAGTGATGTCATTATTGAAATTGGGGAGACGTCTTTCCATCTCCACAAG TTTCCATTGCTCTCTAGAAGTGAAGCGCTAGCAAATCTTACTGGAGATCATTCTAGCGAGAATGAGAAAAGGTGTGTTCTACAACTTCATGATGTACCTGGTGGAGCAAAAACCTTCTTGCTCATTGCCAAATTCTGTTATGGAGTAAAAATGGAACTCACAACATTGAATGTAGTCAGTCTCAGATGTGCTGCTGAGTATTTTGGGATGAGCGAAGATTATGGGGAGGAAAACCTCATCGCACAAACAGAAAATTTTCTCAATGAAGTATTTGGCGGCTGGACAGACTCCCTTAAAGCTCTTGAAACCTGTGAAAACGTTCTAGCACAAGCTGAAGAGCTTCATATTGTTTCGAGATGCATAAATTCCCTGGCAATGAAAGCTTCTACAGATCCAAGCTTGTTCAGTTGGCCCATGCAAGGAGGCAGCGACATGAGGAACCCAGATGGCACTGTATTCTGGAATGGAATACGTACTTCAGCCAAGCTGCATCCTGTGGGTGAGGATTGGTGGTATGAGGATGTTTCCTTGCTTAGACTACCTCTGTACAAAAGGCTAATTCTGGCAGTTCGTTCAAATGATATGAAGCCTGAGAGGGTTGCTGGGGCACTAATGTACTATGCAAAGAGGCATCTGCCTTTGCTGGGCAGGGAATCAAGCATTGAGAGTGGAAACTTTGCTGCGCCTAGATCAACAATTTCTGGTACTTCTGAAGCAGATCAAAGGAATCTTCTTGAAGAATTAGTGGGATTGTTACCTGATCAAAAGGGTGTTACTCCAAGCAATTTCCTGCTTAGACTTTTGCGAACTGCCATGATGATACATGCCAGTCCATCATGCCGAGGGAATTTAGAGAAACGGGTTGGAGTCCAGTTGGACCAAGCATCTCTTCAAGACCTTCTGATACCAAATACAGGATACTTAGTGGAAACCCTTTATGATATTGACTGTGTTCAGCGAATTCTCAATCATTTCATGCTGGTGGATCATGATGATCCTACATCAAATTACATAGTAGATGAGGAGCAAATGATGGAAGGTTCTCGTTTCCCAACTCCAATAACAACAGTGGCAAATCTGATCGATAGTTATCTAGCAGAGGTGGCACCTGATGTTAATCTGAAGTTAGCAAAGTTTCAGTCCCTTGCTGCTGCTGTCCCTGAATACGCCAGGCCATTAGATGATGGAATTTACCGAGCAATAGACATATATCTAAAG GCGCATCCATGGCTAACGGATTCGGAACGGGAACAACTTTGCAGGCTCATGAACTGTCAGAAGTTTTCATTGGAAGCCAGCACTCACGCAACCCAGAATGAGAGGCTACCTCTTAGAGTCACTGTCCAAGTTGTATTCTTTGAACAACTACGGCTTCGCACCTCTGTTTCTGGCTTGTTTTTTGTCTCTGAAAACCTTGATAATTCACGAAATCTAAGTGGGAATCTTGCTCTTGCCAGAAATGGTTTGCACACTGAAGCAGGAGCCACACATGGCCGCATTGTGGTTGATGACATGAAAAGGCGAGTTTCTGAGCTCGAGAAAGAGTGCTTGAGCATGAAACAAGAGATTGAGAAGATGGGGAAAACAAAGTTGGGGAGTTGGAACAACTTGTTCAGAAAGTTTGGTTTTAGCCATTCAAAGTCAAAACCTGGGGATCCTAAAGCATCAAAACCAACCGATACCAAAGAATCACCAACATCCTCAGCACCACTCGTGAATGGAGGAGAACATCCCAATAACGAATCAGTAGAATGA
- the LOC7468419 gene encoding uncharacterized protein LOC7468419 has product MSTIETNMSQPHKTTNAARKIETSFASSFKRWGRGHPFVRYGLPMISLTVFGSIGLAHLLQGRKDIAKVKDDREWEIIETQGALSRSGPPGSYNPKKMSLEEELKALQKKVDITNFEYKKIPRPNEGKSG; this is encoded by the exons ATGTCAACAATTGAGACCAATATGAGCCAGCCCCATAAAACCACTAACGCAGCTAGAAAGATTGAGACGTCATTTGCATCATCGTTCAAAAGATGGGGTAGAGGCCATCCTTTTGTCAGATACGGTCTCCCCATGATTTCTCTCACTGTTTTTGGGAGTATAGGACTTGCTCATCTCTTGCAAGGCAG GAAGGATATTGCTAAGGTGAAAGATGATCGAGAATGGGAGATTATTGAGACACAAGGAGCACTATCTAGATCTGGACCACCAGGATCATACAATCCTAAAAAGATGTCATTGGAAGAGGAGTTAAAG GCTTTGCAAAAGAAAGTGGACATAACCAACTTTGAGTACAAAAAAATTCCTAGGCCAAACGAAGGCAAATCAGGCTAG